The DNA window ACCACAGCAATATTGTTGGAAGTGTCACCTACAGTGTGGTAACACAGAACAGTTTCTGCCATGAATGCCAGGCCTCGGggtcatgtttttctttgtcccAGCCTTATTTGCATATCTGTgtgcacaagtgtgtgtgtatgtgtgtgtgtgtgtgtgtgtgtgtgtgtacgtcagAAGGTTTGGGGAACTGAGTGCCTTTGTTGTTTTATCAAGAATGTAAATTGTCAGTACCCACTGAAGCAAAATCTGTCTTGTTAATTGTCAGACTAATGAGGTGGGGGTGTTACACTGTGCCTCCAACCATCTGTTGGAGTCTGATGAACTGTAAACTAAAAAGGGTTGTTTTAGTTCAGTTAGTCTGAATGTGCACTGTTTATGCCAGGTTTATAACCCCAGATAACTTGCCCTGTGTAATTTCCTCACTAACTAACTGACAGTTAATATTTAAGCAGGGGTAGGCATTTTTCTGGATAAGGCCAATCCCATTCATGATTGTGATCCTGATGCTGTTATATAGCGGCAATTTTATGAAAATTACTGTCCTTTTTtctttgcaaacttgtgggcCTGTAAAGCCCTCTGAGATGACACACTGTGATTTGAGGCTATAACTAGCTACATAAATATGAACCTGAATTACATTGACAGTGGTGAGCCTTTGGCTATGGTTAACAGAAGGCTGAACTATTAACAACACTTTCTGTCCATCTCTGAAACATTTTGCcaatattgaaaatatttttctcacaTTATTGTCAGATTCTCCTTCAGGCTGTCTTTTTGACAAGTCCGTCTTTGATTTTTGGGAGGGTTGTTTAGCAGTGTAGGCAGTTGTTGCCAATGCTGGAATAGATTATTATAGCATAATAGAAGTTATAGCATCTGAAGAGATGTGAACAGCCAGTAGGAATCCCCACCCTCTgaaatgacctgtgattggccaaagtTTTCTGTAACTGTTTTTTCCATAGCTTGAAAACAGCTAAGAAGTGATGTAgaagtcaattttttttctctggtaacttgaattacaatattctcaaaggttattttttttatctaaagacacacaaacaaaaaaagcatgctaacattttgTTAATAGCACTAAATGCAGAGTGCAGCTAAGGCCATTAGTCTTGCAACGTTTAAGTCATTATCCATTGTATTTTAAAAACTCAACTCATACATTGCTCTCTTTTTATTCATCTGAAAGAGTTTTTACCAAAAACATTTCTTCATGTGTTTCCTCATAGTGTAGAAGCACATTGGTGGACTGATTGATCCCACAGTGATCAGCGGACTAACACTTGTAGTTCTCAAAGTATCCAGAAGAGGTCACAGCTAATCAGATGGTTAAATTCCTGAGTAAGACAAATTCTCTGAAGCAAAGGCTGCATAGATTCActacaaagctgaaaagggaaATATGGATATATccttctgaaaaaacaaaaaaaaggaagaagcaTTTAAGAAATGCACTTTAAAACTATATATAACTACAACTAAAACACCTTTTTTATGATTGAGAATAATACCACTTCCCTTGATGTAGATCTTTTGAAACTGGTTTGCTCTTATGTTCGTTTGTCTCATCGTAACAACCAGAATGTTGTGATGAGGGTCTAAGTCACTCAGTGTAGGGATATATTTCATCTTGAAGGGGGCTGATCTGAGTCTGTTCCCTGTAAATTAAATGGCCGTGTCTCTTTACGAGCCTCCAATTGATTATTTGATTGATTTCATTTGCTCTAAATCTTCTTTATATGGATTGTAGGGCAGCAGTCAGGACTGCGTTTGCTTATGTAAAAGTTTATGTGTATTAGGTGCCGTGTGctttggttgtgtgtgtgtgcgtgtgtgtgtgtgtgtgtgtgtgtatgtgtttgtgagtgtgtgtactcCAGGTCTATAAAGTGATGAAACTTGTTAAAATCAAGACAAAagctttttattgtattaaaaaactgaatgcCACTTTAAAGAAACATTAGGAAAATATCTCATTTTTACAAGCTACAGTAAAATATCAATACTAAACTTGATTTATAAAGATATGACTTTACAGTATAATAAGGGCAGAAACAATGTTACAAAACAAGTGGCAAAAGGAGCAAtaacatcattagtatgaaaTAGATATTAGCTTTTCTCATATTCCTACAGGCACTGTTGAACAGATTTGGCTGGTGCACTGGATGGGGCCTAAAGGCAAAAAGGATTAGGGGGAGGAAATTGGTGTACATGCATTTCATAATCATAACTTTATATGACACATATTGAGTCAGCGCTTTGACCCTCAGCACTGAGAGCCTCCTAAGCCTCTTAAAGGGATGGCGACATGAAATAGCAAAATcccaaataaaatatgttgtatTAATCGTTATGTATTATAAACATTAGCTTTTATGGCGGGATAAGTTTGATATTTAGGACACAGtgaattttaaagaaaataaagcattACAAATAGCAGCTAAAGCTCAATTTCAGGAGGCGATTTAAGTGATTCTTCCAAACTATAGAGGCTTTGGTTAGTAAGAAATCATTTTACCTGAGGATCATGTTAGAGGTGGTACAAATGCTTCACAAAATCCAGCATGGTTCACAATACAAAAAAGGATTTCAGTTCCAGATAAATTATGACATcaaggctgcaactaacaattacaTTTACTATCAATTAATTtgccttttattttcttgattccTCGTTTAGAGAGAATCTctatatttgagaggctgaaaacagcattgtCTGCCATTTGTGCatgcaaaaatgacttattttacCTTTAATCGACAAATCAATTAGTTGAATAATCTTTGCAGCTCAATATGACATGTTCTAAATTGTTGGTTCAGCTGTACTTCCAAAAAACTCAAACTGTCACACACTGACATCTTTtcttcttacctgtagtgctgtttatctgtctagattgttttggtgtgagttgtcGAGTGTTGAGCACCACGAGTTGAGGCCATCTAGTTACATGAATGCAGATATTTTTTAAGCTGATAtacagctgatatctccaacactagGAAACTCACAACAAAACATTCTCTGAGTGTGCTGATAAAAAGCACTGCAGGTAAGagggaaaatatgtatttttgttttgggCATAACATAGCATATAAAGCTGGCAGTCTTGCTTTAAATCTGCTGTAACAGTGGGCATTAGTTCTGTCTAAATGACTTCCTTGTCTGCCCTAAACACATTTGATTTCTCTTTTATTCAATCAGGACCTCTCtgacagcagctctgctctctATTTATGATTCAGCCCTGGGAtttgtaaaaaacattatagAATTACAAAATGACATGACAAACAGGGATCATAACATAATGCTGCGATACTGATCGCAGTCTTCCTGCAGTGTTTGTCACTCTAGAAGCTGCAGtgtaacatcacacacacaccataagTCTCCAAGAAGacattaattactttaaattataATGGATGCAGGACTTCTGTTGTGTCTGCTCCATTTCCCTCTGAGTTGAATCCTTATAGAAAtactgtttaatgttttttatgctgTTATCTTTACAGCTTGCATTACAGTACCCCAACGAAACAACGTACATACTGcagtttctttcattttctgtaGCTGAAACTACATCCAACATTATCCATTAAAAGTCCCTCAGTATCTCCAAATCCAGCCCTTTCCTCATCTTCCCAATCACCTGTCATCTTCACACCAGTGCATAATCAAACTGTCCTCTGTCCAGCCCCTCCTTATGGTCCGTCCACGATGACGCCGGCATGCTGCTGTAGGGATCTAATAAGATACGGACACAGCGAACGAGGagaaagagcagcagcagtataaGGAGGCCAACGAAACACAAGGCAGATCCCTGCTCGGGCTGCCCAGCCATGGGCTGCAGCGCTGTCGGTGCCCTGGGGAACCCGGGCGGAGCTGGAGAGGAGAGTTCATAGTCCACAACCCAGTAGTTTGTGTCGCCCATTTTGGAAGTGAGGGAATGTTCTGGAGGTTGAAATCGTTTACTGTTTacgttttattttacaattagATGGTAGGAGGAGCGGCATGGCTCTGCAGGGTCATCTTTGTTAGTGAGGGTGATTTCTAAATCCAGAGGGAAATCACATAGTCAAATGTGTTAGATGTTAACAGATTAAATTCAACCAGTATTTCCCACAAGCCACAGGGCAAAGAAATTGTTCCAGCAGAAATAACACGGGCAAATCAGTAGAGAAAATGAACAAGCCCTCTGGTGAGCGAAGCAACAAGCTGAGGCATGTCTAATTAGATTTAACTggccctctctctttctccctcaagAGCAACTAACAATACAAAACCTGAGGTCACTATTTCAACTTCGAATCATCTGCCCACCCCTGCGTTTATTTGTCAATATAGCAGGCCTAGAGGGCATTTATTGTGATTACAAAGTAAAGTGTAAATCTCAATCGAGTGACTGAAGATGTTCCATAGATCACTCAAAGTGCTCGCAGGCTGTAAATGATCTGCGATGTGTTGCTTCAGAGGACGTTTTCGTATTGAATCACTTCAATGGTTTTGCCGCGTTGCAGAGAGTATTTGATTGACTGTGAGAGCTTCTATTTGTATATCTTTATCTTTAGTCACCGGGATCGTCTTCATTCGGGGATTTACCCATCAAAGATACCTGAGGAGAAAAAGATAAGACACAACATGAGTTTCCAGCATGCAGAGGTGCTGAATGGAGgaaaaagtctgattgattcAGGGGGTTCAGGGCTTTACAGCGACCTTAGAACATGTCAAGGATTATAGATTTTTACTGACTTTactgtgaggtttttttttcaggaaccCAAAAAGAAGTCTCACTTTAAAACTCTTATTACATACCCTGTCTGGTCTTCTAATCTTTCTCTTTAGAAAAATAAGTGAGACAAGGCAGAAACACTACCCCTCTACTGAACCTGGTATAGCTTAGtacaagataaataaatcagacactgatgacGGAAGAGAATAACATGAAGGAAACCCTCAGAGAGTTGCTGCACTCTTGCACAGAAACACTCTCCGTAGGCTCTTTAATGGCCTGTGGAGTGGAGAGACATTTCCTGCTGTAGGTGCACTCGCCAGTCAGCACATTCTATTCCAGGAGGCTCCGTCTCCCTCCTTACCACCCCGCTGATCCTCACAAAGACACGTTGATAGCTCCCCTGCTCTCCGAATGACGGGACTTACAGGCCAAGCAAAGCTTTAATAGGGGGCTTGAAGACATAATGAAAGAAATTGCCTGCCTCAGTATCAATTATCAAATGGCCAGTGGTTACATCAGGCTGAACAGTTCAGGAGCTGAGTGTATAGAAGAAAGCTAAGTGAACAAGACTTAGAAGTCAATAGAAAGCCATGAAGTAGGCACAAAGTTTACACGACAACAGGACATTAGTCAAAGTCATTAAGTGGAAAGCACTGGGAACAAGGTTACTAATGAAAACTGGATGTATTATTGTGCTACCCTATACTATAGTTAGATTTTGTTTAAAGTCCACCATCAGACAGATTTTACAGTTTGTAAAAATATCtgctatgattattattttgtttaacatagttttcccagataaaaagtcaaagaaaaagGTCTGGGGGCAAATCTACTGCAAATCGACATTGAGAACTTCTGGATCTGGCTTGTGACCCGTCCCTGCCCACCACTGCTGCTTGATAGCTGCAAGATAATGTGAGGAAATTTATATATACAGGACTGTATTTTAAAGTTTTgggattttttcccctcttaaGTCCTTTGGGGTATGTGGTCAAAATATACAGAGAGTTATGCAACATAACCAACATTTTTGCTACTCGCAGCAACTCTACTTGACAGTTTACTTTATGCTACATTGGCAGAATAT is part of the Centropristis striata isolate RG_2023a ecotype Rhode Island chromosome 11, C.striata_1.0, whole genome shotgun sequence genome and encodes:
- the LOC131980712 gene encoding cortexin-1 — translated: MGDTNYWVVDYELSSPAPPGFPRAPTALQPMAGQPEQGSALCFVGLLILLLLFLLVRCVRILLDPYSSMPASSWTDHKEGLDRGQFDYALV